A window of Raineyella sp. W15-4 contains these coding sequences:
- the mmsA gene encoding multiple monosaccharide ABC transporter ATP-binding protein, which yields MTDTLLSMRGITKTFPGVKALSDVNLEVRRGEIHSICGENGAGKSTLMKVLSGVHPYGTYTGQISYDGQECRFRNIRESEQAGIVIIHQELALIPELTITENMFLGNEHATAGVIDWQENRGRALKYLRMVGLDENPDTPIRSIGVGKQQLVEIAKALAKDVRLLILDEPTAALNDTDSRHLLELLKGLQAEGITSIMISHKLNEIEQISDSITIIRDGQTIETLDVAAGEVNEDRIIRGMVGRDLQHRYPPHEPRVGEVLFEVTDWTVAHPDDPRRLVVKHAGLTIRRGEIVGLAGLMGAGRTEFARSLFGQSYGHKVSGEARLDGRLLRLRTVEEAIGDGLAYVTEDRKTLGLNLLDTIRRSIPSAKLRKISRRGVVNANLEIKAANEYRRSLRIKAPSIEEGVGKLSGGNQQKVVLGKWIFTDPEILILDEPTRGIDVGAKYEIYEIINRLADAGKGVLVISSELPELLGICDRIYTLSAGVITADLPREKADQETLMRYMTQRKAD from the coding sequence ATGACCGACACCCTGCTGTCCATGCGCGGCATCACGAAGACGTTCCCCGGGGTCAAGGCCCTGTCCGACGTCAATCTGGAGGTCCGTCGCGGCGAGATCCACAGCATCTGCGGCGAGAACGGCGCCGGCAAGTCCACTCTGATGAAGGTGTTGTCGGGGGTCCACCCGTATGGCACCTATACCGGACAGATCAGCTACGACGGCCAGGAGTGCCGTTTCCGCAACATCCGCGAGTCCGAGCAGGCCGGGATCGTCATCATCCACCAGGAACTCGCCCTGATCCCCGAACTCACCATCACCGAGAACATGTTCCTCGGCAACGAGCACGCCACTGCCGGCGTCATCGACTGGCAGGAGAACCGGGGCCGGGCCCTGAAGTATTTGCGGATGGTGGGCCTGGACGAGAACCCGGACACCCCGATCCGCAGCATCGGCGTCGGCAAGCAGCAGCTCGTCGAGATCGCGAAGGCGCTCGCCAAGGACGTCCGGCTGCTGATCCTCGACGAACCGACCGCCGCCCTCAACGACACCGACAGCCGCCACCTGCTCGAGCTGCTCAAGGGACTGCAGGCCGAGGGCATCACCAGCATCATGATCAGCCACAAGCTGAACGAGATCGAGCAGATCTCCGACTCGATCACCATCATCCGCGACGGCCAGACCATCGAGACCCTCGACGTCGCCGCCGGGGAGGTGAACGAGGACCGGATCATCCGCGGGATGGTCGGCCGCGACCTGCAGCACCGCTACCCACCGCACGAGCCCCGGGTCGGTGAGGTGCTGTTCGAGGTGACCGACTGGACCGTCGCGCACCCCGACGACCCACGCCGGCTGGTCGTCAAGCACGCCGGGCTGACCATCCGTCGCGGCGAGATCGTCGGGCTGGCCGGCCTGATGGGCGCGGGCCGCACCGAGTTCGCCCGCAGCCTGTTCGGCCAGAGCTACGGCCACAAGGTGTCCGGTGAGGCCCGGCTCGACGGCCGACTGCTGCGGCTGCGCACCGTCGAGGAGGCGATCGGCGACGGTCTGGCGTACGTCACCGAGGACCGCAAGACGCTCGGGCTCAACCTGCTCGACACCATCCGCCGCTCGATCCCGTCGGCGAAGCTGCGCAAGATCTCCCGGCGTGGCGTCGTCAACGCCAACCTCGAGATCAAGGCCGCCAACGAGTACCGCCGGTCACTGCGGATCAAGGCGCCCTCGATCGAGGAGGGCGTCGGCAAGCTGTCCGGCGGCAACCAGCAGAAGGTGGTGCTCGGCAAGTGGATCTTCACCGACCCGGAGATCCTCATCCTCGACGAACCCACCCGCGGCATCGACGTCGGGGCCAAGTACGAGATCTACGAGATCATCAACCGACTCGCCGACGCCGGCAAGGGCGTGCTGGTGATCTCCTCCGAGCTGCCCGAACTGCTCGGCATCTGCGACCGCATCTACACCCTCTCGGCGGGCGTGATCACCGCCGACCTCCCGCGTGAGAAGGCCGACCAGGAGACCCTCATGCGCTACATGACCCAGCGAAAGGCCGATTGA
- the mmsB gene encoding multiple monosaccharide ABC transporter permease: MAPTTKPPTDKPDHGADPGPGRTSTLRKVRDALAGGGLRQYGMMIALGALVLLFQFLTDGLFLQPRNVTSLLVQNGYVLILAIGMVMVIIAGHIDLSVGSVCAFVGATVAMSMHSWHFPWPAAILLGLAMGILVGIWQGFWVAYVGIPAFIVTLAGMLLFRGLDLMILNAQSIPVPEAFQKIANGYLPEVGPDTGYHNITLLLTVLAIVALVWFEFRRRADLREHDMPLPSMVATIVKLVLLGALILVFGLLLASYRGVPVVGLILLALVIVYTFITQRTVAGRRIYAVGGNRHAAGLSGVDTKKTDFLVMVNMGFLAAIAGMVFTAYLNAANPKDGQNFELDAIAAVFIGGAAVAGGVGTVLGSMIGGLVMGVLNLGLANMSVDSNWIQIIKGLVLLGAVAFDVISKMRGKPSFIDMVLRAVGGRSRVVGVAEDAAAVAGPTEASRVTASAVAASGQVGSVTATEPAPEGATAAAPVLGHDGPRSGHLDATEATVREPQPVGRSRPAGRR, encoded by the coding sequence ATGGCGCCGACAACGAAGCCGCCGACCGACAAGCCAGACCACGGCGCCGACCCCGGACCCGGCAGGACCTCCACCCTGCGGAAGGTCCGCGACGCCCTCGCCGGCGGCGGCCTGCGCCAGTACGGCATGATGATCGCGTTGGGCGCACTGGTACTGCTGTTCCAGTTCCTCACCGACGGTCTGTTCCTCCAGCCGCGCAACGTCACCAGCCTGCTGGTACAGAACGGCTACGTGCTCATCCTCGCCATCGGCATGGTGATGGTGATCATCGCCGGCCACATCGACCTGTCCGTCGGCTCGGTCTGCGCCTTCGTCGGCGCCACGGTGGCGATGAGCATGCACTCCTGGCACTTCCCCTGGCCCGCGGCGATCCTGCTGGGCCTGGCGATGGGCATCCTGGTCGGCATCTGGCAGGGCTTCTGGGTGGCGTACGTCGGCATCCCCGCCTTCATCGTCACCCTGGCCGGCATGCTGCTCTTCCGCGGCCTCGACCTGATGATCCTCAACGCCCAGTCGATCCCGGTGCCGGAGGCGTTCCAGAAGATCGCCAACGGCTACCTGCCCGAGGTGGGCCCGGACACCGGTTACCACAACATCACCCTGCTGCTGACCGTGCTGGCGATCGTCGCCCTGGTCTGGTTCGAGTTCCGCCGACGGGCCGACCTCAGGGAACACGACATGCCGTTGCCGTCGATGGTCGCCACCATCGTCAAGCTGGTGCTGCTGGGCGCGCTGATCCTGGTCTTCGGGCTGCTGCTGGCCTCCTACCGAGGCGTGCCGGTGGTCGGTCTGATCCTGCTCGCGCTGGTCATCGTCTACACCTTCATCACCCAGCGGACCGTCGCCGGGCGCCGGATCTACGCCGTGGGCGGCAACCGGCATGCCGCCGGGCTGTCCGGCGTCGACACCAAGAAGACCGACTTCCTGGTGATGGTCAACATGGGCTTCCTCGCCGCCATTGCCGGGATGGTCTTCACCGCCTACCTCAATGCGGCGAACCCGAAGGACGGCCAGAACTTCGAGCTGGATGCGATCGCTGCGGTCTTCATCGGCGGAGCGGCGGTTGCCGGCGGTGTCGGCACCGTGCTCGGGTCGATGATCGGCGGCCTGGTGATGGGCGTGCTCAACCTCGGCCTGGCCAACATGTCGGTCGACTCCAACTGGATCCAGATCATCAAGGGTCTGGTGCTGCTGGGCGCGGTCGCCTTCGACGTGATCAGCAAGATGCGTGGCAAGCCCAGTTTCATCGACATGGTGCTGCGGGCCGTGGGTGGCCGGAGTCGCGTTGTCGGCGTGGCCGAGGATGCCGCCGCGGTGGCCGGACCGACGGAGGCCTCCCGGGTGACGGCGTCGGCGGTGGCAGCGTCGGGGCAGGTCGGGTCGGTCACAGCGACCGAACCGGCCCCGGAGGGTGCGACCGCAGCAGCACCGGTCCTGGGCCACGACGGGCCGCGGAGCGGGCACCTCGACGCCACCGAGGCGACGGTCCGTGAACCGCAGCCCGTCGGCCGGAGTCGTCCGGCCGGGAGGAGGTGA
- a CDS encoding aromatic acid/H+ symport family MFS transporter translates to MTARPAGLSGLAPVIVAWLFVIFDGYDLIVYGTVQKALRAEWHLDAATAGTIGSLAFLGMMIGALVAGRLSDTIGRKNAIIGSAVVLSIFTALCAVAPNAWMFGALRLLAGLGLGGLVPTANALAADLVPPRWRASVATLMMSGVPLGGSIAALLGMPVIPQWGWRPMFALALIALVVLVPIAILILPSDAPAKGAPHAHSETAAGFKALLRPPYLVISVLFAVATIVTLMAWYGLGTWLPNLLQDSGYNLGAALMLTLALNLGAILGSVVTAWAGDRYGPVPTGVVAAALAGVALLALLAHPPVGAVYLILVLAGVGTHGTQCLIIAAIATYFPDELRGTALGWGLGIGRIGAVAAPQVGGWLLAAGLGVGSNYLLFGGCAIISAVMLVAIWKMFGVTHKDRSAREASLVAH, encoded by the coding sequence ATGACCGCCCGCCCGGCCGGCCTGTCGGGCCTGGCCCCCGTCATCGTCGCCTGGCTGTTCGTCATCTTCGACGGCTACGACCTGATCGTCTACGGCACCGTTCAGAAGGCCCTGCGCGCCGAATGGCACCTCGACGCGGCCACCGCCGGAACGATCGGCTCGCTGGCGTTCCTCGGCATGATGATCGGCGCGCTCGTCGCCGGTCGACTGTCCGACACCATCGGCCGCAAGAACGCCATCATCGGCTCGGCGGTCGTCCTGTCGATCTTCACCGCGCTGTGTGCCGTCGCACCCAATGCCTGGATGTTCGGAGCACTGCGTCTCCTCGCCGGACTGGGCCTGGGCGGACTGGTGCCGACCGCGAACGCACTGGCGGCCGACCTGGTCCCGCCCCGCTGGCGAGCCAGCGTGGCGACGCTGATGATGTCGGGAGTCCCGCTCGGCGGCTCGATCGCCGCACTGCTCGGCATGCCGGTGATTCCGCAGTGGGGCTGGCGGCCGATGTTCGCCCTGGCCCTGATCGCACTGGTCGTCCTGGTGCCGATCGCGATCCTGATCCTCCCGTCCGACGCCCCGGCCAAGGGAGCACCGCACGCCCACAGCGAGACCGCCGCAGGCTTCAAGGCCCTGTTGCGGCCGCCCTACCTGGTCATCTCCGTGCTGTTCGCCGTCGCGACGATCGTGACGCTGATGGCTTGGTACGGCCTGGGCACCTGGCTGCCGAATCTGCTGCAGGACTCCGGGTACAACCTCGGCGCCGCCCTCATGCTGACCCTGGCCCTCAACCTGGGCGCGATCCTTGGGTCGGTGGTGACCGCCTGGGCAGGTGACAGGTACGGCCCCGTCCCGACCGGGGTGGTCGCGGCGGCCCTGGCCGGGGTGGCGCTCCTCGCCCTGCTCGCCCATCCACCGGTCGGCGCGGTCTACCTGATCCTCGTCCTCGCTGGGGTCGGTACCCACGGCACCCAGTGCCTCATCATCGCGGCGATCGCCACTTACTTCCCGGACGAGCTGCGCGGCACAGCCCTCGGCTGGGGCCTGGGTATCGGCCGGATCGGCGCCGTCGCGGCACCGCAGGTCGGCGGTTGGCTGCTGGCCGCAGGGCTGGGGGTGGGCTCCAACTACCTGTTGTTCGGCGGCTGCGCGATCATCTCGGCGGTCATGCTAGTGGCGATCTGGAAGATGTTCGGCGTCACCCACAAGGACCGCTCGGCCCGGGAGGCCTCGCTGGTCGCGCACTGA
- a CDS encoding maleylpyruvate isomerase family mycothiol-dependent enzyme, whose protein sequence is MIAPQRELDWARKGAAYVSGALAGLSDEELSAPSLLPGWTRAHVIAHLGYNAKALSRLVTWARTGVETPMYGSLDQRNAEIASGADLPAQQLRGLFTEAEAQLDADWTGVTEEQWANEVRTIQGRTVPLSETAWMRTREVWAHGIDLSTEAITYADVPADLLDELAADVLRSWARRDEQIDLVVAPTDRPERIVVGSAEGAPVVSGPMADLVGWLTGRRDDGLSVGGRPAGASTDLPTIPRWF, encoded by the coding sequence GTGATCGCCCCGCAGCGCGAGCTCGACTGGGCCCGGAAGGGCGCGGCGTACGTCTCCGGGGCCCTCGCCGGGCTCAGCGACGAGGAGTTGTCCGCGCCGAGCCTGCTGCCCGGTTGGACCCGTGCGCACGTCATCGCCCACCTCGGCTACAACGCCAAGGCCCTGTCGCGGCTCGTCACCTGGGCGCGCACCGGGGTCGAGACGCCGATGTACGGCTCGCTCGACCAGCGCAACGCGGAGATCGCCTCCGGCGCCGACCTGCCGGCCCAGCAGCTGCGGGGCCTGTTCACCGAGGCCGAGGCACAGCTCGACGCCGATTGGACCGGGGTCACCGAGGAGCAGTGGGCCAATGAGGTGCGCACCATCCAGGGGCGTACGGTCCCGCTGAGCGAGACCGCCTGGATGCGGACCCGCGAAGTGTGGGCACACGGCATCGATCTGTCCACCGAAGCCATCACGTACGCCGACGTCCCGGCCGACCTGCTCGACGAACTGGCCGCCGACGTGCTGCGGAGCTGGGCGCGACGGGACGAACAGATCGACCTCGTCGTGGCGCCGACCGACCGCCCCGAGCGGATCGTGGTCGGCTCCGCCGAGGGAGCCCCGGTGGTCTCCGGTCCGATGGCCGACCTGGTCGGCTGGCTGACCGGCCGCCGCGACGACGGGCTGTCCGTCGGCGGTCGCCCGGCCGGCGCGAGCACCGACCTGCCCACCATTCCCCGCTGGTTCTGA
- a CDS encoding fumarylacetoacetate hydrolase family protein, translating into MKLATIRTADGTRAALLDGEAYVELAGVADVGALLRDGGLAAAEAKAIGPRHAAADVEFAPVVTRPGKILCVGLNYRSHILEMKRDLPQYPTLFAKFADTLIGATDDIILPPESDAIDWEAELGIVIGATVRRATAEEAEQAIAGYTICNDISMRDWQFRTREWLQGKTWADATPLGPALATVDEVPADAAITTTVDGVEKQRGRIDDLVHDPVFLVRYISTILPLRPGDVIITGTTGGVGHAREPREYLHAGQTVTVAIDGIGALTNVTRAEAVDRISAGALAGAEQ; encoded by the coding sequence ATGAAGCTCGCCACCATCCGTACTGCCGACGGCACCCGCGCCGCCCTCCTCGACGGCGAGGCATACGTCGAACTGGCCGGCGTGGCGGACGTCGGCGCCCTGCTGCGCGACGGCGGCCTCGCAGCCGCCGAGGCCAAGGCCATCGGCCCGCGCCACGCCGCCGCGGACGTCGAGTTTGCTCCTGTGGTGACCAGGCCGGGCAAGATCCTCTGCGTCGGCCTGAACTACCGCTCGCACATCCTCGAGATGAAGCGCGACCTGCCGCAGTACCCCACCCTCTTCGCGAAGTTCGCCGACACCCTGATCGGCGCCACCGACGACATCATCCTGCCGCCCGAGTCGGACGCGATCGACTGGGAGGCCGAGCTCGGCATCGTCATCGGCGCCACCGTACGCCGCGCGACGGCGGAGGAGGCCGAGCAGGCGATCGCCGGCTACACGATCTGCAACGACATCTCGATGCGGGACTGGCAGTTCCGCACCCGGGAGTGGCTCCAGGGCAAGACCTGGGCGGACGCCACCCCGCTCGGCCCGGCGCTCGCCACCGTCGACGAGGTCCCGGCGGACGCCGCGATCACCACCACCGTCGACGGGGTGGAGAAGCAGCGTGGCCGGATCGACGATCTGGTGCACGACCCGGTGTTCCTGGTCCGCTACATCTCCACGATCCTGCCGCTGCGGCCCGGCGACGTGATCATCACCGGCACCACCGGTGGCGTGGGCCACGCCCGCGAGCCGCGGGAGTACCTCCACGCCGGCCAGACGGTGACCGTCGCCATCGACGGCATCGGCGCGCTCACCAATGTCACCCGCGCCGAGGCCGTCGACCGGATCTCCGCCGGGGCCCTCGCCGGAGCCGAGCAGTGA
- a CDS encoding cupin domain-containing protein, protein MTIFENAELDHTQVENAMAPEDSAGLRQLYSDFDQAHLMPLWTQLDDLMPMHPTPRSVPHIWKWSTLYPLAQSSGTLVPVGRGGERRAIGLANPGLGNKPYISPTLWCAIQYLGPGETAPEHRHSQNAFRFVIEGEGVWTVVNGDPVRMSRGDLLLTPGYCWHGHHNVTDRPMAWIDGLDIPFAQTNDTTFFEFGPDELTDYSTPKSSRNERLWCHPGLRPLSGIHDTVASPIGAYRWEYTDRALTQQLLLEDEGHPGVVEPGHAAIRYINPTTGGDVMPTIRTEFHRLRPGTATQTRREVGSTVFQVFEGSGSIVIDGTEQQLDIGDLVVVPSWVSWSLQADTSFDLFRFSDAPIMERLHLDRTHLEGTTR, encoded by the coding sequence ATGACCATCTTCGAGAACGCCGAACTGGATCACACCCAGGTCGAGAACGCCATGGCCCCGGAGGACTCCGCCGGGCTGCGCCAGCTCTACAGCGACTTCGACCAGGCCCACCTGATGCCGCTGTGGACGCAGCTGGACGACCTGATGCCGATGCACCCGACACCGAGGTCGGTCCCGCACATCTGGAAGTGGTCCACCCTCTACCCGCTCGCCCAGTCGTCCGGCACCCTCGTGCCGGTCGGGCGTGGTGGCGAACGGCGCGCCATCGGCCTGGCCAACCCCGGCCTGGGCAACAAGCCGTACATCTCCCCCACGCTGTGGTGCGCCATCCAGTACCTCGGCCCCGGCGAGACCGCCCCCGAGCACCGTCACTCGCAGAACGCCTTCCGCTTCGTGATCGAGGGCGAGGGGGTGTGGACGGTAGTCAACGGCGATCCGGTCCGGATGAGCCGCGGCGACCTGCTGCTCACCCCGGGCTACTGCTGGCACGGCCACCACAACGTCACCGACCGGCCAATGGCCTGGATCGACGGCTTGGACATCCCGTTCGCCCAGACCAACGACACCACCTTCTTCGAGTTCGGCCCCGATGAGTTGACCGACTACTCCACCCCGAAGTCCTCCCGCAACGAGCGGCTGTGGTGCCACCCCGGCCTACGTCCGCTGTCCGGTATCCACGACACTGTGGCCTCGCCGATCGGCGCCTACCGCTGGGAGTACACCGACCGGGCGCTCACCCAGCAGCTGCTGCTCGAGGACGAGGGCCACCCGGGCGTCGTCGAGCCCGGCCACGCCGCGATCCGCTACATCAACCCGACCACCGGCGGTGACGTGATGCCGACGATCCGTACGGAGTTCCACCGGCTGCGCCCCGGCACCGCCACCCAGACCCGCCGCGAGGTCGGCTCGACGGTGTTCCAGGTGTTCGAGGGCAGCGGTTCGATCGTCATCGACGGCACCGAGCAGCAGCTCGACATCGGTGACCTGGTCGTCGTCCCGTCGTGGGTCTCCTGGTCCCTGCAGGCCGACACCTCGTTCGACCTGTTCCGCTTCTCCGACGCCCCGATCATGGAGCGCCTCCACCTCGACCGTACGCACCTCGAAGGGACCACCCGATGA
- a CDS encoding FAD-dependent monooxygenase translates to MTKSQVLISGGGIGGVGAALMLGRRGISVTLLERESAFAEGGYGLQLGPNITRMLREEGVVEEIARQAVFPKRLVFRSGVTGEELNWLDCDDLERRYGSRYLVMHRGDLLDALVRAARATGNVTLLHDKKVVGFEDTGSGVVVRTEDGGTYQGQVFVGADGARSRVRRHFVDDQLQPTGYVAYRGTIPISAVDPRLDLESVTVWFGPGLHLVQYPLRDSTEFNQVAVFRSPAYARGETTWGTSEELLARFGPDAGLHPSVVRAPRELGMARGWPMADRPPLDTYVYGRVALLGDAAHATLQYLAQGAGQSLLDGAALAARLASLADAEVWTDEQVDAALASYDKERQPLGSRVQATSRWWGEIWHVDTAGAVLVRDEAFRKIDRYDYHYVDWLFGPVVDGGAQIAVSDAAHDVGSDQQTTTAADAPGIPAHA, encoded by the coding sequence GTGACGAAGTCCCAGGTCCTCATCTCCGGCGGCGGCATCGGCGGCGTCGGAGCCGCGCTCATGCTCGGTCGCCGCGGCATCTCGGTCACCCTGCTCGAGCGCGAGTCCGCCTTCGCCGAGGGCGGCTACGGTCTCCAACTCGGCCCCAACATCACCCGCATGCTGCGCGAGGAGGGCGTGGTCGAGGAGATCGCCCGACAGGCGGTCTTCCCCAAACGGCTGGTCTTCCGATCCGGCGTCACCGGGGAAGAACTCAACTGGCTCGACTGCGACGACCTCGAACGGCGTTACGGCTCGCGCTATCTCGTCATGCACCGCGGTGACCTGCTCGACGCCCTGGTCCGGGCGGCCCGCGCCACCGGCAACGTCACCCTGCTCCACGACAAGAAGGTCGTCGGGTTCGAGGACACCGGTTCCGGTGTCGTGGTGCGGACCGAGGACGGCGGGACCTACCAGGGCCAGGTCTTCGTCGGCGCCGATGGCGCCCGCTCACGGGTACGCCGGCACTTCGTGGACGACCAACTCCAGCCCACCGGCTACGTCGCCTATCGCGGGACCATCCCCATCTCGGCGGTGGATCCGCGGCTGGACCTGGAGTCCGTCACCGTCTGGTTCGGCCCGGGCCTGCACCTGGTCCAATACCCACTGCGTGACTCCACCGAGTTCAATCAGGTCGCGGTCTTCCGGTCGCCGGCGTACGCGCGGGGCGAGACCACCTGGGGGACCTCCGAGGAACTGCTCGCGCGCTTCGGCCCCGACGCCGGCTTGCACCCGTCGGTGGTCCGGGCTCCGCGCGAACTGGGCATGGCCCGCGGCTGGCCGATGGCCGACCGCCCGCCGCTCGACACGTACGTATACGGCCGGGTGGCCCTGTTGGGGGACGCCGCCCATGCCACCCTCCAGTACCTCGCCCAGGGCGCCGGCCAGTCCCTGCTGGACGGTGCCGCCCTGGCTGCCCGGCTGGCGTCGCTGGCCGACGCCGAGGTGTGGACAGACGAGCAGGTCGACGCGGCACTGGCCTCGTACGACAAGGAGCGCCAGCCGCTCGGCTCACGGGTGCAGGCCACCTCACGCTGGTGGGGCGAGATCTGGCACGTCGACACCGCCGGCGCCGTGCTCGTCCGCGACGAGGCGTTCCGCAAGATCGACCGCTACGACTACCACTACGTCGACTGGCTCTTCGGCCCGGTGGTCGACGGCGGCGCCCAGATCGCGGTCTCGGACGCGGCGCACGACGTCGGCTCCGATCAGCAGACGACCACCGCTGCCGACGCCCCCGGCATCCCCGCCCACGCCTGA